From Bacteroidales bacterium, a single genomic window includes:
- the atpE gene encoding ATP synthase F0 subunit C has product MESIARQPEAAGDIRSNMIVSAALIEGVAFFAIVVCFLIVFVG; this is encoded by the coding sequence ATGGAATCCATTGCCCGGCAGCCTGAGGCAGCGGGTGACATCCGTTCCAACATGATCGTATCGGCAGCCTTGATTGAAGGGGTGGCGTTTTTTGCCATTGTGGTCTGCTTTTTGATTGTTTTTGTAGGTTAG
- the atpF gene encoding F0F1 ATP synthase subunit B: MELIRPDFGLLFWMVVSFGIVLFILRAFAWRPILNALKERERTINDRLDVARKAKKELAEIEFGNERIIALAKTERANMLREAQEKKDKIIEEAKADARKEADKILEQTNRRIEERKKEAEEDLKNQIASLSLQIAEKVLKERLSDDQRQRAYVNSLVNEITIN, from the coding sequence ATGGAACTAATAAGACCTGATTTCGGATTGCTTTTCTGGATGGTGGTTTCATTTGGAATCGTGTTGTTCATTCTTCGGGCTTTTGCCTGGAGACCCATTCTGAATGCCTTGAAAGAACGGGAGAGAACCATTAATGACCGGCTGGATGTAGCCCGAAAAGCCAAGAAGGAGCTGGCTGAAATTGAATTCGGGAATGAGCGCATCATTGCACTGGCCAAAACCGAACGGGCCAATATGCTGAGGGAAGCCCAGGAGAAAAAGGACAAGATTATTGAAGAAGCGAAAGCGGATGCCCGCAAAGAGGCCGATAAAATTCTGGAACAAACCAATAGGCGTATAGAAGAAAGGAAGAAGGAAGCCGAGGAAGATCTTAAAAATCAGATTGCCAGCCTTTCCTTACAAATAGCCGAAAAAGTTTTGAAGGAAAGATTGTCTGATGATCAGAGACAAAGAGCTTATGTCAATTCTTTGGTTAATGAAATAACGATAAATTGA